The Argentina anserina chromosome 5, drPotAnse1.1, whole genome shotgun sequence genome includes the window gtgaagcataatccagatgggtcggtgagccggtataaagcacgcctagtagcaaaagggttcacccagacatatggcatagactatgatgagacatttgcacctgttgcaaagatgaacactattcgggtattgctctcttttgctgctaccttaaactggccacttagacagtttgatgttaaaaatgcattccttcatggagaacttacagaggaagtgtatatggatATTCCTCCTGGTATGTGGTAGCTTCTCcagataactttgtatgcagattaataaagtctttgtatggtcttaaacagtctcctcgtgcttggtttggaagattttcacaattcataaggaaaattggctacagacagagtaattcagaccataCATTAtgtctcaaacaccaacaagggaaggtaacagccttaattatatatgttgacgatatggtagttactagtaatgatactattgagatggatagattacagaaacagctagccacaaagtttgagatgaatgacctaggtacactcaagtacttcttgggcattgagatAGCCCAGGGAAGTGATGgaatctatctgtgtcagaggaagtacattcttgatctgctaacagagacatgtatgttagattgcactccaattaaTACTCATATttagcagaaccatcggttagcagagtacccagatcaagtgcccactgacaaaactcgttatcagaggctagttggacgcctgatttatttgtcacataccaggccAGATGTCGCgcatgcagtaagtgtagtgagtcagttcatgcataatccgagcatggatcacatggatgctgttgtgcggattttgaggtacttaaagtCAGCTCTAGGGAgatgagtaatgttttctaatcacaacaatatccttgagatttgtggcttcacagatgcagactgggctggaaatattacggATCGAAGGTcgacatcagggtactttacatttgttggaggtaatcttgttacgtggaggagtaagaaacaaaatatggTAGCtagatctagtgctgaagcagaatacagatgAATGGCTCAAGGAGTGTGCGAGTTATTGTGGCTtaggaatttgctacaagatttgggtgttaagcctaagtgtgctatacagttgtactgtgacaacaagacagctattgatatttcacagaatcctgtgcagcatgatcgtacaaaacatttAGAgattgatcgtcactttataaaggagaagctagacgccaagatcatttgttttccatttgttcctacagaagagcaacttgcggatatactcacaaaaggagtgtctaaaaaggtGTTTTATGACTCatttagcaagttgggcatggttgatatgtatgcgccaacttgaaaTGGAGTGTTAGAATGAGTTGGAACAGCTAGATAAAGCATAACCATGTTACTCATGGTGTGTTAACAACTAGGATTAATCATTAGAATTAGTGCTAATATTCTCCAAACTCTCCTATAAATAGATAACAAAGTTTTGTAACAattcatcaatcaatcaatacaAATCCTCATATTCAAATGAACAAAAGAAGGCTAGGATCTTTCATGAATGTCAACGAAAGATGTACTGCAGCTGATCGCTTGGTAAATTAAAAAAGATCGAACCAGTTTTTTTACTCAGTTATCATTTTCGTTGCGTTATTTCCATTACTGCCACTAGGTTCTTCAGCTCCTGTCAACAAGGGGCCGGGTTTAATCAAGCGATTGTAAATTAGCTCCACTACAAAATTCTCTCCAGCCCAAAAGTGAGACAAACCTTTGGGGTATAATTCAGTTGGGCCTCCTCAACAGTGTGAATTAAGCAGAGCAAAGTATAAGCAACATTTAACTTTCAATTTCCACAACATTTTATGCGATAATTAGCTTCAATTGCCCTTCAAACATGCAAATGCTTCTACCTTAACTTatgctttcttttttttgtttacccCTCACTAAATTAAGACTCAACCAAATTAATCTTCAAGAAAAATGGATCATGAAGCAACAAGCAAACCGATGGTTGAGCTAGAGAAGGACAATCATAGAAACCCCGGCCGTTCGCGGTCTGTAATAACCGCCCCTCGCCACCACAGAGCTCCACAGACACAAATTCGACAATTACAACCCACCAAACCTCAAACTCCAAGGGCACTTATGTCATTTCATCTCCCTCCTGGTAAATAAAACGCCTTCGTTTGAAAACCCCCGAAAACCTAAAACTTCAATTTGGGAATTCAATAACttcgatcttcttcttcatctctctcttcaaCCTGAGGAGGTGTTCGGAGCACCTCTTCGGATCTCAATTTCGAGTCTGCCCTCCTCCTTCTGTTGCGATCAGATTCAATGGCGTCCGAGATCTTCAACGACAAGAATGCTGTGTTCAAGAAGCTGAAGGCCAAGTCGGAGAACAAGGTCTGTGCTTTTTACTCTTTTTGATATTGGGTTTGTGATTATTCTGCGAAATTCGATCTGGGTTTGTGAGATCTAATTCAGATCTTAATTGTGCTGATGTGGATCTTAATTGGGTCTTGGATTTCAGATGTGCTTCGATTGTAATGCAAAGAACCCAACTTGGGCTTCGGTTACGTATGGTATCTTCCTCTGCATTGATTGCTCAGCCGTTCATCGGAGTCTGGGAGTTCATATCAGCTTTGTTAGGTGAGTTTCATAGGAGATTAAGGATGCTTTGTTTTTTAAATGTTGAATTCGTTATTTTGGGTGCATATGTGATTGTATTGGTTAGCTGATTTGTACTGCAAGATCTTAGATTTTTGTTTCGAATGGCATTGGACTGAAGATGAGGTGATGGGGCAATGTGCCCTTAATGTTGGGGATCTAAGCAAGCGATTGTGTTGTACTGATTAAATCTGAGGACTTTGGATGATATCAAATTGAAAACTATGGATTTTGATGATTAGAGGGGTGTTTGATGGTATTTGAATCGAATGTGCGggttgaaattgaagtaggaTTGTAGGAATATgatctcttttgttttttgttgtaCTTAGAAGTTTAAGGTGTGTAAGGTGCTTTTTGGGTTGTGTTGGTGTTAATCTGAGGCGGCTGGCTTATGgcctaaattttaaatttagttAATGTAACACTATATATTGGGATCTCTGCTCACATATTCATTGGGACGGCTAATGTGGATAAAATGGTTTTACACACtaaaaaacataaatataGGGTTAGTTCTTGTGTTAAAACATTCTATTTTGATGTTAGGGTAGAATCTCTAATTGACTTGTTCTACTATTGTTTGTTAATTCATGGGTTACTTTGATCTGTCTGCAATTCTGAGAACCTTTACCATTGTTGATTTTAATGATGAGCATATGCTCTAAGAAAATCCATATCAGAGATCATAAGATCAATGATGGGTGTCTTGCACAAATCTTTGCTGATACTCCTCACGTAAATTATAAGTTTTGGACAcaacacaaaaataagtgtAAGGAACTTGTTAGTTTTTGTAATTCAAATTTATCTGCAATTCCAATTCAgtgtatataattttaatttgacTGACTTGTGCTTGTAGTCTAACAATTTAGTTTGAATGAGATATTTTAGAAAATGTGCTTTATGTTTGAACACAAATAATATCCGTTGTAGGTTTTTTTTCTATCAAAGCCTCCTATTGTGTTTATCCTTTGGTTCCTTACAGGTAGAGAAATGGTTACATATTAAAATTTCTTGTGGCATAAGATTAATTAGCTCTGCTGGTTGATCTTATAGTTTGAGTTGAGATTTGTGTACAATGTTCAACCGGTGGACTTTGGCCTATAATTAGTCATACTATAATGGTATTCCTACAGATATAGGGTAATTGGGAGGAGATATAAGTTTTGATATAGAACTTGTGTCTTCATGTTCTAATTCCAATTAAATTGGAGACTACAACAGATATAGTGACAAATTTCGTCtcacaatgaattcatttaCTATTTCAGATCTACGAACTTAGATTCATGGACCCCAGAACAGCTGAGAACAATGACCTTTGGGGGAAACAATCGTGCACAGGTTTTCTTTAAACAGCATGGATGGACAGATGGAGGCAAAATTGAGGCCAAATATACATCACGAGCTGCCGAGCTATATAGGCAGATACTTTCCAAAGAAGTAGCAAAAAGTATGGCAGAAGACGCAGGTCTTCCATCATCGCCTGTTGCGTCTCAGTCGGGACAAGCATCTAATGGGCTTCCTGATGTTAAGACCAGTGAGGTGATAAAAGAAAAGCCCATAGCAAAGCAAGAAACACCGGAAGTTTCTGCTTCCCCGAAAGCCCCCCATGTATTTGTTACCAGTACCATTAAGAAGCCCCTTGGTGCTAAGAAAATTGTGAAAACTGGGGGACTTGGTGCTCGCAAACTTACTACAAAGGTTTTGGTTGCTAACTTATTATGATTTCATGTGTGCAACTATATGCTCAATACATTTATGAGTTGTTATTGTTATTTGATTATGCCTTATAGCAAGATGATTTTTACAATGCAGCCAAATGAAAGTCTGTATGATCAGAAACCTGAAGAACCAGTTATCCCAGTTGTTTCCTCAACCAAGAGCACTGCACCAGCTGTCACACCCCTGGCTTCTCGATTCGAGTATGTAGAAGCTCTTCAATCTACTGATAGTGGCCATCAGGTACCTGGCCATGTTACTGCACCCAAGTCATCAAATTTCTTTGCGGATTTCGGAATGGACAGCAGTTATCCCAAGAGAACTAGTTCAAACTCCTCAAAAGTGCAAGTAAGTTCTGTTTGACCAATGATAGTTGTATACTATCAATCAAAACATGATCATTGTTGTGTTTTGTTCTATTTTgagacattatatatatatatatatataatgtatgtatatatatatatataaatggaaCAAAATAATCATTTCGTTGTATTCCATATTACTGAATGTTTGAATCTAACATTAATGGATTAGATACATATACATGTTTCTGCAATTAGGAAATCTGTGTTGCACAGTTCAGACCAGGTTTATAGTTGCACAAGGTTAACCTTCTAGGTGCCAAGGTTTAGATAATTTGATTCTGAGCTTTCCCTCATATCTAGTCAAAGACAAGGGAAAAAAAGGTCAGTCATATTTGAGAACAAGAACTTTTTTGGTAGATTCCGTTACTTAATCAGTCTCAAGTTCTTTCTTCTAGATAATATATCTCTTGAAAGTTTTGCTTATTTCCTGagtttttctgttttgatgtGTTGTGCTCAATGCTCTGACCTTAAAGTTATTATTGGgatataaaatgaaatattaaATCATCATGAATCAATTCAAATGGTGTTTTGGACTCGCTGTGTTCACGTGTATAATCAACCCCTTCTAGCCCAAAGAGGATATCTTTTAATTTGCAAGATTGTGTTGGCATTGGTTTTTGAGATTGCTCGTTAGGTTGATGTGTTGTTTTCAACTGTGTCAAGATGAAAACTGGTTCATATCTTGACCAGTAATGTTAAGAGCCCTTGTTCTATTTATTTTCTATCAATGTGATGGGAAGCAATCAAATGGGAGTTCTGTAATTTAATATCTGATTTTTACGAAAAAGAAATGGTAGCCAACTGCTACATTACAAAGTAAACATTGATATATAAGTGATAGTAAGCAACCCAAATAGGAGTTCTATAATTAAAATTCTGATTTTGATGAAAACGAAAATGTAGCCGACTGCTACATTACTAAGCAAACAAGCTCGAAGATTACAAAATCTGGAAAAATAGGCAAAAACGTTATAACTTGTTTTGCATGTCATTGTCTAGTTGTGGAGTTAAAACTGATCTCTAGGTCCATTTGTTGCTTTCAACTGTGCCAAGATGAAAAGTGAATCATGtttaataattatttgttaatGTTAAAAACACTGTGTTTGCTTTAAGTAAGATTGATAGCTACCAATTGGATTCCATAAGAGAGCAAATAACTGGTAGCAAACTGCGGCATTTACAATTTAAACATGCTGGGAGATTaacaatatgtgaaaacaGGGCAAAAACATTCCATCGTAGTTTGCATGTTATCTATCTACTTTTGCTTGTTGTTAACACTGAAAAAAGTTTCTAGTCTTTACACTTAATAGCATGGTTGCATTTATCATTCATGTTATTTAGTGGTTTTGTTTACAATATCTAATTTGTGTGTGCAGATTCAGGAAACTGACGAGGCAAGGAAAAAATTTACAAATGCAAAATCTATATCTTCTGCGCAATATTTTGGTGATCAGAGCAAATCTGCTGATGTTGAAGCTCAAGCCTCCTTGCAGAAGTTCTCTGTATGCACTACTACTATCACAATTCCACAATTACCTATATTAAAACTATTTGAGTAAAcaattgtttttaattttgaacataatatatatacatataaatatattgttGTTGTCGGATTGGATTTCTTAAAGGCGACCCCTCATGTCCTATGGTAGACATATAATTTTTAGACATGTAAATGACTCATAAAACCATAGCTGTGGTTAAGAGAAATAAATCTTTACACAAACTGAAAGATACCATTTAAGATTAGTACAAATTACCACTGTATGTGACAAGATGGCTAGAAATACCGAGATGTAATAATTTTATTGCAGTGATATAACATGTTTTTTCTTACTTCCAGGGTTCTGCGGCCATCTCCAGTGCTGACCTCTTCGGTGACAGAGGAGATATCCCTATTGATCTAACTGCGAGTGACCTTATTAACCGTTTATCTTTTCAGGTACACCACCTTCCAAATAACAAAGTTTACTGCTTTGTGTCATTCCAGTCCATGCACAACGAACCTTGTTCtgcttggaagttgtatcagAGTTTTGACCAAACTAATGTGTGTATATTTTATCCAAAAACTAATGTGTGTATTTGATTTTCGTGTCTTCTCCATTTTCCAGGCGCAGCAGGATATCTCCTCTTTAAAAAATATTGCAGGAGAGACAGGGAAGAAGCTTAGCTCCTTGGCATCCAATTTAATGACGGATCTTCAGGACAGAATCCTCTAATTTTGATACGCTCTGGGTTCCTTTGTTCATGTATCAATCCTTTATCTATATGTAGTGATTGTAAAGAAGAGTTCATTAAATTCCTTAAAAACAGATAAGACTCGTGAAAATTCTCGAGGCTTAATAGTGGCTTATGTTGTAGCACAGATATGGGTTTGAGATCTGATTTCTAATCAGTTTGCAAAACCAAACATAAGTTTTCTGCTTTTTTGTTGAACGAGGGATGCAACTCTTTTTAAACTTCAAATTATCATTTGTTTTTCCGTAATAATGTCAATCTCGTAAATTTTAAACATTAATGTTAGCATTTTCTAGAAGCAATAACAAATTAATCTAGAGCTATGTCAAAGCATTTTTGATAATAATTTTCACTACCCTGTCTGACTTGCTGAGATTATTACAAGCTATATTGAAATAGAGCCATGTCAAAGCCTTCTATCTATACTTCTAGAAATGTGGAAGCTCTTGTCGACTTACTTCTGGTTTTTATAAACTTAATGTGGATGGCTCTAGGACTAGAAATTGTGATATTGGGGCTGGAGGGATTATTAGAGATTGTAGTGGTTGCTGGACTGAAGAATTTATGATaaacattgaaattggtgaAGTCTTACAGGCTGAAGCTTGGTTTGTTTCATGGGCTTCAACTGGTTTTAAGTTTACAACTGAATAAAATTAAAGTTGAGTCTGATTATGCAGTGCTTGTGAACTTGTTACAGTGTACTGATATTGAGTTTCATCATTTAGCCACCATTGTTCTTAACTGCAGAGGTTTAATGAGGCAATTTGACACCATATCCATACATCATGTGCACATGGATTGGAACACAGTTGTTGACATTCTTTTTAAGAACAACACTTTTCAAGCAAGAGGCATTTGCATTATGCATGAGTCCCCTAGTTTTGTTGCTTAAGCTATCATTGATAATATTTTAGGAGTTGCTAAGAATATGAACTTTAAGACCAGTTATGCTAGCTAGTTTttgttgttctttttttttttttaagcctTTGGTCTCTTTTgtacaaaaaagaaaacaaattaatcTAGAAGCAATATAAAGTAttgaaagatacaaaattttatatattacAAGATTTTTTTGAGAAGATTGTATTACAAGATTGAGTATGGTAGATTGGTAATACATTCTCTGCAGTCTGAACATCTTGGCTTCACCATTTCAATACGGCTTTGCATATATGCGGTCAGATATATCTACAAAATtagtttcatcattttaaattATCGCTTAACATTATATGTGTTTTACAAAGAATTCGAGATAACATGACGTCACCAAATTTACTATCTGAAATACTTGTTTTATGACAACATTGACAAGCTATATACTGTACATACTACATTACATTGTAGCATTAAGAAATATCAGATATAGATTAAAACTTCTCTTATTTTCTGaaattaaaaaggaaaaaacaaaaaaacgaAACGTAAAGCGCGGGAGTTTGGAAGCTTTTTCCCTCCATTTCCCAAAAACCAATCATTTTGGAGTTCCCCCCCCCTTTTTTTTACAACGGACTCTTCAAACCCTAAACTCAATAATTCAACTCCCAATCTTTCATTTCCCTCCCAATTTCTAGACCCAACACAAAACCCAACCCCATCTCAGATTTCAATCCCTTTCTTCTCAGCAAGCCACCCCCAATTCCCCAATGGAagcccttctctctctcccccagcacaactcttcttcttctccagatTCAATGCCTGTTCTCCCTGAAACCCTCAACGGGTCCTCACCGTTCTCCCAACCCGAAGCCCTCGACGACCAAGATCGGATTTCGCCCAATACCCAAGACGAATCCACTCTTCTTCCACCAACCCTCGATGGTTCTTCACCAAATGAAGACATGTGTGAGGTGGGTTTTCTCCCTGAAATCGAAACCGAAGACGTGTCCTCCTCAGATCCTGAGCTCCGTTGTCTTGAAGAACCCCAAGAAGCTGACCCCACATGGCCACCTCCTGTTCATGAGGATGGTTTAGTGAGTTCTGAGCTGAAATCGCATTCGCAGTCTTCTTGGTCTCCGTGGGAGTCCGGCAAGCGGTCTGTGGTGTGCTCGGAGCCGTATCCGGTGGAGGACTCCAAGATCTCTATGGTGGTATGAGGCCTTTTTTTACAGAATCTGTTTTGATTGTGTTGTTGTTAGTAGTTTATCGAAGTAAAATGGTTTTGGTTCGCAGGGTGCCGGGCTTTATAATCTCGGTAATACGTGTTTTATTAATGCGATTCTGCAATGTGTTACGCATACTGTGCCTCTCGTGGAGGGTCTGCGTTCGTCTAATCATCCATTGCCTCATGATTGTAAGTTTGAGCTGCTACTGTGTTTGATCCATTAtctgttttttgttgttggaaaGTTGATGTAGATTAAATTAAAGTAGTAATTGTGTATTTGGTGTACTGGTTTTAATGTGAAATTGGGTGTATTCAGGTGGTAGTGAAGGGCTCTGTGTTGTTTGTGCTCTCCGTGAGCACATTGATCTTTCACTCGTATCCTCAGGAAGTGCTCTTTCACCATTGAAGCTTGTTGATAATTTGAACCGTATCCTTCAACCATCTGGGTTGCAATTTCTAtgcatttgaatttgatttgatttattttttttaaagtttttTAAGGTGATTGATTTGATTGGTTGTTTTTGTTGCACCAATTCATCTGATGCTATAGGCttgcttttgttcattttAAAGGTTTggacgttttttttttgttctaggAAGTGTACTTTGCATTGCACTGTGATTCTTAACTCGACTTCCCTAGATTTCTCGTCTTATTTCCGAAGATATCAGCAAGAAGACGCCCACGAGTTCTTGCAATGTTTTTTAGATAAGCTAGAGCAATCATGGTTGGAATCTGAGAAAAAGGAGACTGCATCTAATGAAGATAAAAACCTCGTGAACAACGTGTTTGGTGGCAGTCTCATTAGCAAAGTATGGCTCATCCGTACTTGATTTTGTTATCTCTGTTACCAACTTGTAAAATCTTTATATTAATTTAGTATGAATGGTTTCTTTCAGCTTCGATGTTGTAGCTGTGGTCATTATTCTGACACCCGTGAACCTCTGATTGATCTAAGTTTGGAAATTGAAGATGTTGACTCTCTTCCAAGGGCTCTGGAATCTTTCACTAAGATAGAGAAGATAAATGATTCTGAGACAAAGTTTACCTGTGAGAAGTGCAAGGAAGAAGTGTCAGTGGAGAAGCAGCTTGTGGTGCATGAAGCCCCTCCAGTTGCTGCATTTCATCTGAAGAGATTTAAAACTGATGGAAATTATGTGGAGAAGATTGACAAACATGTGGAATTTCCTTTGGAGTTGGACTTGAAGCCCTACACTAGTGGCAATAACAGTGATGTGAGTTGCCTTCTATGGGTTTATTTGTATCTAATCAGTATCTGCAGGATCTGTTGACATATGACACTAAAAGTTAGATACTTAGATTCTTTGCATCTCTTGGAAATGCATAGTGCTCATTATGAATCAATATGGTCTTGGCAATTGTTATGATTGATTAGTTGTTGTTTTTTAATTGTGTACGCCTGTTTTCTCAAGTTctcattcaatgtgtcttttcAATAGGTGAACCTGAAGTATGAGCTTTATGCAATTGTGGAGCATGTTGGCTTTTCAGCTACTTCTGGGCATTACTTTTGCTTTATTCGATCGTGTCCAGATACATGGCATAGGTTGGATGACTCAAAGGTACAAGTCTTAAATATACACTGTTATATTAAGTTTGTTTCATCTGAAGTTGGTTCAGAGAAAAGATTGTTTACCATTAATGAATTTCTATATATGTTTCACTGTTGTATTTTCTTGGTTATAACCTTAAATTTACCTGAAGTTCAGTATCAATTGGTGACATCACAAGTTTTTACAGCTTCGGTTGTCTATGCTAGGTCGTATCATATTGCTAAGTGAATTTACTCATAGTTATTGTTCAGTAGTAATGTTTTGTCCTCTCTGAAGTGCTGGTTTAAAAAGATAAATGTTATCGAAATATAATGAATTTAGAAGAAAGGGATGGTTTATAGATGATGTAGTTTGAGAAAACTTGAGGAAATAGAGagtaaagagaagaagatagggGAGGAAATACCGTGGCACTAAAGGCAAGACTCAATTTTCATTCATCTGCCTTCCCGTACAGCAAAATAACTCTTATGTTTGGACTTCAAATAAATCTGTCACTCGTAAAGTACCAACATACTTTGAAGattaattataatactacACCCTTGGAGAACTTGAAGAAAATTTCTctcttgttttatttttatttttttatatatactgGGAGGCATTCTAGTATCCCCAAGATTCAAAATAGCCGCATTAGTTCCAGACTTCTAGATGAGTACCCTAGCGAAGCGTAAACAATTCTTAGAATCATCttggtttgaaaaaaaattatttactttttttatttgaactGAAAAGGCTTAAGCCAAGGGGCCCAGTTTTGGGTTCCAGAGAGAGCACTCTTCTAACCAGCTATGGTTACTGCATTGCATATAGTGTGTGATTGATCTGGTTTGTGAGTCTTAAATGATTTGGATATGTTATGTAATAGAAGGCAGTTTACAGTATAGGTCGAtgttgtttttctttcctcctttttccaaatcttttctcGGCTGACAGAAGAATATTGATGATCTTTTAGGTTACTAGGGTTCGGGAAGAATTTGTTTTATCACAGGAGGCATACATTTTATTCTATGCCAGGCAGGGTACTCCCtggttttcaagtttaatggAAGGACAGATGTCATGCTCTGACCTACCCATTATGAATACATCACCTAAGTCAGTGTTAGATAATGTTGAGAACATCTTTACTGTGAATATTCCTGAGGGTTGTATGCGCAATGAAGAGGTCCTAACTACTGACACCAGAGATCCAGTtgataaattttttgaaacaaATGATGGATCCAAGCCTGATACTGGAGATTTCAAGGAGACTAACAAGAATACACCCATTATTACCGCTTCAAGTCCAGTTGGTGCAAGTAAATGTTTTGCTGAAACTTCACACAACAACAAGATTGATGAGAATATATGCAGTACATCCTCTCTTGTTGATAATGAAGTAAATATGACGTTTGATGAAGTCAGAGTTGCTGGTTGCCCTCCTACGACACCGCCCAGATCTCGAAGTGCAGATGTATATTCTTTTGGGACTACTCCAGGTAAGCCAATTCAACTTTCATTAAAAGATTTTGTTTGTTatatcttgaattttagaaatTGAACCAACTTAATGTGTTGAATATGAATATGTAGAACCAAAATATCATATTCCCCGAGATTATCTGAAATCAGCAGACAATGTGATGTATAAAAGAAGATCAAGCAATGTTATTCCTCCTGTGGATGAAAACCCAATGAGAAAGGAAGCTATCCGCTATCTCTCAAAGTCAAGAAGTGCTCCAAGGGACAGGAGAAATCAGC containing:
- the LOC126793612 gene encoding probable ADP-ribosylation factor GTPase-activating protein AGD8 — its product is MASEIFNDKNAVFKKLKAKSENKMCFDCNAKNPTWASVTYGIFLCIDCSAVHRSLGVHISFVRSTNLDSWTPEQLRTMTFGGNNRAQVFFKQHGWTDGGKIEAKYTSRAAELYRQILSKEVAKSMAEDAGLPSSPVASQSGQASNGLPDVKTSEVIKEKPIAKQETPEVSASPKAPHVFVTSTIKKPLGAKKIVKTGGLGARKLTTKPNESLYDQKPEEPVIPVVSSTKSTAPAVTPLASRFEYVEALQSTDSGHQVPGHVTAPKSSNFFADFGMDSSYPKRTSSNSSKVQIQETDEARKKFTNAKSISSAQYFGDQSKSADVEAQASLQKFSGSAAISSADLFGDRGDIPIDLTASDLINRLSFQAQQDISSLKNIAGETGKKLSSLASNLMTDLQDRIL
- the LOC126794504 gene encoding ubiquitin carboxyl-terminal hydrolase 21 produces the protein MEALLSLPQHNSSSSPDSMPVLPETLNGSSPFSQPEALDDQDRISPNTQDESTLLPPTLDGSSPNEDMCEVGFLPEIETEDVSSSDPELRCLEEPQEADPTWPPPVHEDGLVSSELKSHSQSSWSPWESGKRSVVCSEPYPVEDSKISMVGAGLYNLGNTCFINAILQCVTHTVPLVEGLRSSNHPLPHDCGSEGLCVVCALREHIDLSLVSSGSALSPLKLVDNLNHFSSYFRRYQQEDAHEFLQCFLDKLEQSWLESEKKETASNEDKNLVNNVFGGSLISKLRCCSCGHYSDTREPLIDLSLEIEDVDSLPRALESFTKIEKINDSETKFTCEKCKEEVSVEKQLVVHEAPPVAAFHLKRFKTDGNYVEKIDKHVEFPLELDLKPYTSGNNSDVNLKYELYAIVEHVGFSATSGHYFCFIRSCPDTWHRLDDSKVTRVREEFVLSQEAYILFYARQGTPWFSSLMEGQMSCSDLPIMNTSPKSVLDNVENIFTVNIPEGCMRNEEVLTTDTRDPVDKFFETNDGSKPDTGDFKETNKNTPIITASSPVGASKCFAETSHNNKIDENICSTSSLVDNEVNMTFDEVRVAGCPPTTPPRSRSADVYSFGTTPEPKYHIPRDYLKSADNVMYKRRSSNVIPPVDENPMRKEAIRYLSKSRSAPRDRRNQLLAAINKSPSEGMNKKRKRVGIMTM